From one Anaeromyxobacter diazotrophicus genomic stretch:
- a CDS encoding ABC transporter permease yields MILVDLQIAGRNLLKHTKRNLLLGGAIATVTLLLVVMGGLTQGMRSAMLESATTLMTGHVNVGGFYKVTSGTSAPLVSDYPRVLADTRRLVPELDYFTVRVRGWAKGVSERASMDLVLGGVDIAQEVAFRRMIQVKEGDLGELAQPNTLLLFEDQARKLEVQVGDVVTLSAPTARGVNNTADLRVAAVARNIGILSSFSAFMPAETLRRLYQLNDTTTGAIHLYLKEPARDSQVAARLRSGLAQAGYRVMDPDPRPYWEKLFAKVNAEDWTGQKLDVTTWEDEMTFLSWILKAILGLTGVLIFILLVIVVVGILNTLAIAIRERTREIGTLRAIGMQRRKVLWLFLLEAALLGLCGTVAGAVAGVALCAAVDAAHLAVPESVQMFLMQQHLTLAVQAKAVLEDVLFVAAVTTLAALLPAFHAARLRPVTAMHHIG; encoded by the coding sequence ATGATCCTCGTCGACCTCCAGATCGCCGGCCGCAACCTCCTCAAGCACACGAAGCGCAACCTCCTGCTCGGCGGCGCCATCGCGACCGTCACGCTCCTGCTGGTCGTGATGGGCGGGCTCACGCAGGGGATGCGCTCGGCCATGCTCGAGTCGGCCACCACTCTCATGACCGGCCACGTCAACGTGGGCGGCTTCTACAAGGTCACCTCCGGCACCTCGGCCCCGCTCGTCAGCGACTACCCCCGAGTGCTGGCGGACACGCGCCGGCTGGTGCCGGAGCTCGACTACTTCACGGTGCGCGTGCGCGGCTGGGCGAAGGGCGTGTCCGAACGCGCCTCGATGGACCTCGTCCTGGGCGGGGTCGACATCGCCCAGGAGGTCGCCTTTCGCCGGATGATCCAGGTGAAGGAGGGGGACCTGGGCGAGCTGGCGCAGCCGAACACGCTCTTGCTCTTCGAGGACCAGGCGCGGAAGCTGGAGGTTCAGGTGGGCGACGTCGTGACGCTCTCGGCCCCGACCGCGCGCGGCGTCAACAACACGGCCGACCTGCGGGTGGCGGCCGTCGCGCGGAACATCGGCATCCTCTCCTCGTTCAGCGCCTTCATGCCGGCCGAGACCCTGCGGCGGCTGTACCAGCTCAACGACACCACGACCGGCGCCATCCATCTCTACCTCAAGGAGCCGGCCCGGGACTCGCAGGTGGCGGCGCGGCTGCGCAGCGGCCTCGCCCAGGCCGGCTACCGGGTCATGGACCCCGACCCGCGCCCTTACTGGGAGAAGCTGTTCGCCAAGGTCAACGCCGAGGACTGGACCGGGCAGAAGCTCGACGTCACGACCTGGGAGGACGAGATGACCTTCCTCTCCTGGATCCTGAAGGCCATCCTGGGCCTCACCGGGGTGCTCATCTTCATCCTGCTCGTCATCGTGGTGGTCGGCATCCTCAACACGCTCGCCATCGCCATCCGCGAGCGGACCCGCGAGATCGGGACCCTGCGCGCCATCGGGATGCAGCGCCGGAAGGTGCTGTGGCTCTTCCTGCTGGAGGCGGCGCTGCTCGGGCTCTGCGGCACGGTGGCGGGGGCGGTCGCCGGCGTCGCGCTCTGCGCGGCCGTGGACGCGGCGCACCTGGCGGTGCCGGAGAGCGTCCAGATGTTCCTCATGCAGCAGCACCTCACCCTGGCGGTCCAGGCGAAGGCCGTGCTGGAGGACGTCCTCTTCGTGGCAGCGGTGACCACGCTCGCCGCGCTCCTCCCCGCCTTCCACGCGGCGCGGCTCCGGCCGGTCACCGCCATGCACCACATCGGATGA
- a CDS encoding ABC transporter permease: MRSRAGAAGVLVQIAFRNLFASRAKTFIVGGIILFGALLVVVGSSLLDTIDRGMRGSIQGSLAGQLQVYDARSKDELALYGGMMGESQLEPIQDFAALKAVLEKVPNVKSVVPMGIDQAMISSGNEFDVALEKLRGDVRRRMAGEATPELAARYEAHKAHVRRMATLLQQELRQARAIADEKLIKERARDTEDLARAVDDRFWAGFDADPLAALEFLENRIAPQSLSGGFTFIRYAGTDLDAYQQAFDRMRIVEGTPVPKGQRGILLGKLYAEDWLKLKTARRLDKIRDALHVQHGRIARDEELQRWVKENQTATRDILLQLDPMQAEEAAARLRQALGSSKTDLHDLLVELFTTDDANFDARYAIFYDRLAPLLQLYMVRVGDTITIKAPSKSGYMSSVNVKVYGFAEFRGLEKSALAGIMSLMDLVSWRDLYGYVTAEKAAEIRAIKQGVGARDISRDAAEAELFGAAPAEAEQAQAVRIEDPELAGVAKKQVDDELFGRVYTQAEIDAGVALNAAVTLRDPGRLRETMREVKAALGAAGMKMKVVDWQQASGMVGQFVSLARIILYTAVFIIFAVALVVINNAMVMATLQRVKEIGTIRAIGAQKRFVLSMLLLETTVVGLAFGAAGAALGAAVVWLIRARGGIPATNDQLYFFYSGPSLVPTLGTASLAVSLLIVMVVSVLSGIYPALIATRVTPLEAMQSDD, translated from the coding sequence ATGCGCTCCCGCGCCGGCGCGGCGGGCGTGCTGGTCCAGATCGCCTTCCGCAACCTCTTCGCCTCGCGCGCGAAGACGTTCATCGTCGGCGGCATCATCCTCTTCGGGGCCTTGCTGGTGGTGGTGGGGAGCTCGCTCCTCGACACCATCGACCGAGGCATGCGCGGCAGCATCCAGGGCAGCCTGGCCGGCCAGCTCCAGGTCTACGACGCACGCTCCAAGGACGAGCTGGCGCTCTACGGCGGGATGATGGGCGAGTCGCAGCTGGAGCCGATCCAGGACTTCGCGGCGCTCAAGGCGGTGCTGGAGAAGGTCCCCAACGTGAAGAGCGTCGTGCCCATGGGGATCGACCAGGCCATGATCTCCTCCGGGAACGAGTTCGACGTGGCGCTGGAGAAGCTGCGCGGCGACGTGCGCCGGCGGATGGCCGGCGAGGCGACCCCGGAGCTCGCCGCGCGGTACGAGGCGCACAAGGCGCACGTGCGCCGCATGGCGACGCTGCTGCAGCAGGAGCTGCGACAGGCGCGCGCCATCGCCGACGAGAAGCTCATCAAGGAGCGCGCCCGCGACACCGAGGACCTGGCCCGCGCGGTGGACGACCGGTTCTGGGCCGGCTTCGACGCCGACCCGCTGGCGGCCCTCGAGTTCCTCGAGAACCGCATCGCCCCGCAGTCGCTCTCGGGCGGCTTCACGTTCATCCGCTACGCCGGCACCGATCTCGACGCCTACCAGCAGGCGTTCGACCGGATGCGGATCGTGGAGGGCACGCCGGTGCCGAAGGGGCAGCGCGGCATCCTCCTCGGCAAGCTCTACGCGGAGGACTGGCTCAAGCTCAAGACGGCGCGCCGGCTCGACAAGATCCGGGACGCGCTGCACGTACAGCACGGACGCATCGCCCGGGACGAGGAGCTTCAGCGCTGGGTGAAGGAGAACCAGACCGCGACGCGCGACATCCTGCTCCAGCTCGATCCCATGCAGGCCGAAGAGGCGGCGGCCCGCCTCCGGCAGGCGCTCGGCTCCTCGAAGACCGACCTGCACGACCTGCTGGTCGAGCTCTTCACGACCGACGACGCCAACTTCGACGCGCGCTACGCCATCTTCTACGACCGGCTGGCGCCCTTGCTGCAGCTCTACATGGTGCGGGTGGGCGACACCATCACCATCAAGGCGCCGTCCAAGTCGGGCTACATGAGCTCGGTCAACGTGAAGGTCTACGGCTTCGCCGAGTTCCGCGGGCTGGAGAAGTCGGCGCTGGCCGGGATCATGAGCCTCATGGACCTCGTCTCCTGGCGTGACCTGTACGGCTACGTGACCGCCGAGAAGGCGGCCGAGATCCGCGCCATCAAGCAGGGCGTGGGGGCCCGCGACATCTCGCGCGACGCCGCCGAGGCGGAGCTCTTCGGAGCCGCGCCGGCGGAGGCCGAGCAGGCGCAGGCGGTCCGCATCGAGGATCCGGAGCTGGCGGGCGTGGCCAAGAAGCAGGTCGACGACGAGCTCTTCGGCCGCGTCTACACGCAGGCCGAGATCGACGCAGGGGTGGCGCTCAACGCCGCGGTGACCCTGCGCGATCCGGGCCGGCTGCGCGAGACGATGCGCGAGGTGAAGGCCGCCCTGGGCGCGGCGGGCATGAAGATGAAGGTGGTGGACTGGCAGCAGGCGTCTGGCATGGTGGGCCAGTTCGTCTCGCTGGCGCGCATCATCCTCTACACCGCCGTCTTCATCATCTTCGCGGTCGCGCTCGTCGTCATCAACAACGCTATGGTGATGGCCACCCTGCAGCGGGTGAAGGAGATCGGGACCATCCGCGCCATCGGCGCGCAGAAGCGGTTCGTGCTGTCCATGCTGCTGCTCGAGACGACGGTGGTCGGCCTCGCCTTCGGGGCGGCCGGCGCCGCCCTGGGGGCGGCGGTGGTGTGGCTCATCCGGGCGCGCGGTGGCATCCCGGCCACGAACGATCAGCTGTACTTCTTCTACTCGGGCCCGAGCCTCGTCCCCACCCTCGGCACCGCCAGCCTGGCCGTCTCGCTCCTCATCGTGATGGTGGTGAGCGTCCTCTCCGGCATCTACCCAGCGCTCATCGCCACCCGCGTCACGCCGCTCGAGGCGATGCAGTCGGACGACTAG
- a CDS encoding ABC transporter ATP-binding protein, producing MAPIVAVEDVSKIYKLGKTEVPALRGVSLSIDAGEFLSIAGPSGSGKTTLLNLIGCVDVPTAGRVLVDGKDTKDLSERALTDLRLHRIGFIFQTFNLVQVLSVFQNVEFPLLLQGGLSRRERDARVRALLEAVGLSEHVLHRPSELSGGQRQRVAVARALVTRPPLVLADEPTANLDSATGGTIIDLMKDMNRRDGTTFVFSTHDPKVMAHATAIVRIADGQVAGREDGAAAAAGGR from the coding sequence ATGGCGCCCATCGTCGCGGTGGAGGACGTTTCCAAGATCTACAAGCTCGGAAAGACCGAGGTGCCGGCGCTGCGCGGCGTGTCGCTCAGCATCGACGCCGGCGAGTTCCTCTCCATCGCCGGCCCGTCGGGCAGCGGCAAGACCACGCTCCTCAACCTCATCGGCTGCGTCGACGTGCCCACCGCCGGGCGCGTCCTCGTCGACGGGAAGGACACGAAGGACCTCTCCGAGCGCGCCCTCACCGACCTGCGCCTGCACCGCATCGGCTTCATCTTCCAGACCTTCAACCTGGTGCAGGTGCTGTCGGTGTTCCAGAACGTCGAGTTCCCGCTCTTGCTCCAGGGCGGACTGTCGCGCCGGGAGCGCGACGCGCGAGTCCGCGCCCTGCTCGAGGCGGTCGGGCTCTCGGAGCACGTGCTGCACCGCCCGAGCGAGCTGTCGGGCGGCCAGCGCCAGCGCGTGGCGGTGGCACGGGCGCTGGTGACGCGGCCACCGCTCGTGCTGGCCGACGAGCCCACCGCCAACCTCGACTCGGCCACCGGGGGGACCATCATCGACCTCATGAAGGACATGAACCGGAGGGACGGGACCACCTTCGTCTTCTCCACCCACGACCCGAAGGTGATGGCGCACGCGACCGCCATCGTCCGCATCGCCGACGGGCAGGTGGCGGGCCGCGAAGACGGCGCGGCCGCGGCCGCCGGGGGGCGGTGA
- a CDS encoding CPXCG motif-containing cysteine-rich protein, translating into MDAEVQCPYCGEWVTIFVDPGGGPAQSYVEDCPVCCRPWLVHAVEEEPGGFAVALARQDG; encoded by the coding sequence GTGGATGCCGAGGTCCAGTGTCCGTACTGCGGCGAGTGGGTGACGATCTTCGTCGACCCCGGCGGCGGTCCTGCGCAGTCCTACGTGGAGGACTGCCCGGTCTGCTGCCGCCCCTGGCTGGTGCACGCGGTGGAGGAGGAGCCGGGCGGATTCGCGGTCGCGCTGGCGCGCCAGGACGGGTAG
- a CDS encoding Smr/MutS family protein: protein MAKKQRDEPFHAPFAKLKARAAPAPARAARPAPPPPPPSAPPREASDDELWSRAVAGVERLAAGPALAAPRVPAPPAQKFWHPDLDALRELEALVSGDAPFDLADTDEFIEGRVPGLDPAIVRRLRRGEFAVQGHLDLHGLTREEAKAAVDGYLKQARSAGKRCVLLVHGRGLHSKDQVPILKEAVKTWFATARFGRHVLAFASARPVDGGAGALYVLLRRAGR, encoded by the coding sequence GTGGCGAAGAAGCAGCGAGACGAGCCGTTCCACGCGCCCTTCGCGAAGCTGAAGGCGCGCGCGGCCCCGGCGCCCGCGCGCGCCGCCCGGCCGGCGCCTCCCCCGCCCCCGCCGTCCGCGCCGCCGCGCGAGGCGTCCGACGACGAGCTGTGGTCGCGGGCGGTGGCCGGGGTCGAGCGCCTCGCCGCCGGGCCCGCGCTCGCCGCGCCGCGGGTGCCGGCGCCGCCGGCCCAGAAGTTCTGGCACCCGGATCTCGACGCCCTGCGCGAGCTCGAGGCGCTCGTCTCGGGCGACGCGCCCTTCGACCTCGCCGACACCGACGAGTTCATCGAGGGCCGGGTGCCCGGGCTCGACCCCGCCATCGTCCGCCGGCTGCGCCGCGGCGAGTTCGCGGTGCAGGGGCACCTCGACCTGCACGGCCTGACGCGGGAGGAGGCCAAGGCGGCGGTGGACGGCTACCTCAAGCAGGCGCGCAGCGCCGGCAAGCGCTGCGTGCTCCTCGTCCACGGCCGCGGGCTGCACTCGAAGGACCAGGTCCCCATCCTGAAGGAGGCCGTGAAGACCTGGTTCGCGACCGCCCGCTTCGGCCGCCACGTGCTGGCCTTCGCCAGCGCGCGGCCGGTGGACGGCGGCGCGGGCGCGCTCTACGTGCTGCTCCGGCGCGCCGGGCGGTGA
- a CDS encoding DcaP family trimeric outer membrane transporter — MSISTAALLLGGVAAAAEPAQPDAQLQTLRAEVKSLREELQAMKGRAAAAAPAPATAEAAPAPALAELKDRLDELEVKQKDAVVAGDLPGSFRVPGTEISLRLYGFAELNWVHAFRADNSDIDYSTFAPYLPLDGGADAQRKNRDYLTARTSRLGLDAGTPTRFGLLAVKLEGDFNNEPRTGDTAQYGSPRNIVTQQATSSYGFRVRQAYGQFGGLLAGMTWSTFMDVDNYPETVDFNGPIGSTFIRQPQIRYSYPTQTWGTFTVALENSSSYLLDHTGAIVTTSLSRLPDAVLRWDRSFDWGAVSVRAMTQELRIDDGAGATASARGWGAAASVLYKVRDAGDTLTVGVTGGDGIGRYLNYIEGAFYDAAAGKILTERAVGVIAGYQLKAADWVRVNFVGGLTHDFQNDYVDFARANGLDGGRFGINKWVYQGHLGPIFTPMKGVDLGVEGIWAERETWSGAKGSDLRLDFSAKYYIN, encoded by the coding sequence ATGAGCATCTCCACCGCGGCCCTGCTGCTGGGCGGCGTGGCCGCCGCCGCCGAGCCGGCCCAGCCCGACGCGCAGCTCCAGACGCTGCGCGCCGAGGTGAAGAGCCTGCGGGAGGAGCTCCAGGCGATGAAGGGCCGCGCGGCGGCGGCCGCGCCGGCGCCCGCCACGGCGGAGGCCGCCCCCGCGCCGGCGCTGGCCGAGCTGAAGGACCGCCTCGACGAGCTGGAGGTGAAGCAGAAGGACGCCGTGGTGGCGGGCGATCTCCCGGGCAGCTTCCGGGTCCCCGGCACCGAGATCTCGCTCCGCCTCTACGGGTTCGCCGAGCTGAACTGGGTCCACGCGTTCCGGGCCGACAACTCGGACATCGACTACTCCACCTTCGCCCCCTACCTCCCCCTCGACGGCGGCGCCGACGCGCAGCGCAAGAACCGCGACTACCTCACCGCCCGCACCTCGCGCCTCGGCCTCGACGCGGGCACGCCGACCAGGTTCGGCCTCCTCGCCGTCAAGCTGGAGGGCGACTTCAACAACGAGCCGCGCACCGGCGACACCGCGCAGTACGGCTCGCCCCGGAACATCGTCACGCAGCAGGCGACGAGCAGCTACGGCTTCCGCGTGCGCCAGGCCTACGGGCAGTTCGGCGGGCTGCTCGCCGGCATGACCTGGTCCACCTTCATGGACGTCGACAACTACCCGGAGACCGTCGACTTCAACGGCCCCATCGGCTCCACCTTCATCCGGCAGCCCCAGATCCGCTACAGCTACCCGACCCAGACCTGGGGCACCTTCACGGTCGCCCTGGAGAACTCGTCCAGCTACCTGCTCGACCACACCGGCGCCATCGTGACGACCAGCCTCTCGCGCCTCCCCGACGCGGTCCTCCGCTGGGACCGTAGCTTCGACTGGGGCGCCGTCAGCGTCCGCGCCATGACCCAGGAGCTCCGGATCGACGACGGCGCCGGCGCGACCGCCTCGGCCCGCGGCTGGGGCGCCGCGGCGAGCGTCCTCTACAAGGTGCGCGACGCCGGCGACACGCTCACCGTCGGCGTGACCGGCGGCGACGGCATCGGCCGCTACCTCAACTACATCGAGGGCGCCTTCTACGACGCGGCGGCCGGGAAGATCCTGACCGAGCGCGCCGTCGGCGTCATCGCCGGCTACCAGCTCAAGGCGGCCGACTGGGTGCGCGTCAACTTCGTCGGGGGCCTGACGCACGACTTCCAGAACGACTACGTCGACTTCGCCCGGGCGAACGGCCTCGACGGCGGCCGCTTCGGGATCAACAAGTGGGTCTACCAGGGGCACCTCGGCCCGATCTTCACGCCGATGAAGGGCGTGGACCTCGGAGTGGAGGGCATCTGGGCGGAGCGCGAGACGTGGTCGGGCGCGAAGGGCTCCGACCTGCGGCTCGACTTCTCCGCGAAGTACTACATCAACTGA
- a CDS encoding amino acid ABC transporter ATP-binding protein, giving the protein MSHVHPVPPAAPRRPLILAEGVNKHFGAAHVLRDVSTRFFEGEVAVIVGASGSGKSTFLRTLNRLEKHDSGRIVVDGIELNDSVRNLDAIRREVGMVFQQFNLFPHLTALENVALAPRRVRRTPRAEARRAALELLTRVGLADHAHKHPFQLSGGQQQRVAIARSLAMNPKVLLFDEPTSALDPEMINEVLDVMKDLARSGMTMVVVTHEMRFAREVGDRILFFDHGALLQEAPPDAFFDRQENDRIRAFLGQILH; this is encoded by the coding sequence CGTGAACAAGCACTTCGGCGCCGCCCACGTGCTGCGCGACGTGTCCACCCGCTTCTTCGAGGGCGAGGTGGCCGTCATCGTCGGCGCCTCGGGCTCCGGCAAGAGCACCTTCCTGCGCACCCTGAACCGCCTGGAGAAGCACGACTCGGGGCGCATCGTGGTGGACGGGATCGAGCTCAACGACAGCGTGAGGAACCTCGACGCGATCCGGCGCGAGGTGGGGATGGTCTTCCAGCAGTTCAACCTCTTCCCCCACCTGACCGCCCTCGAGAACGTGGCGCTGGCCCCGCGCCGCGTGCGCCGGACGCCGCGGGCGGAGGCCCGCCGCGCCGCGCTCGAGCTCCTGACGCGGGTGGGCCTCGCCGACCACGCGCACAAGCACCCCTTCCAGCTCTCCGGCGGTCAGCAGCAGCGCGTCGCCATCGCGCGCTCGCTCGCCATGAACCCCAAGGTCCTGCTCTTCGACGAGCCGACCAGCGCGCTCGACCCGGAGATGATCAACGAGGTGCTGGACGTGATGAAGGACCTCGCCCGCTCCGGGATGACCATGGTCGTGGTCACCCACGAGATGCGGTTCGCGCGCGAGGTAGGGGATCGCATCCTCTTCTTCGACCACGGCGCCCTGCTCCAGGAGGCGCCGCCCGACGCGTTCTTCGACCGGCAGGAGAACGACCGCATCCGGGCGTTCCTCGGCCAGATCCTGCACTGA